One window of Gloeothece citriformis PCC 7424 genomic DNA carries:
- the nusB gene encoding transcription antitermination factor NusB, whose protein sequence is MSPRQQPRRIARELALLSLSQIKGSSDKLEQVELNNLVIAAIRTLSGEVQESLETAAAEVSRSQERLLASETRATNLKSAQTMVTEALELTQNAINRLAAMVEIPEMVQLSSQYEVREYALEIIQTVYRRQTEIEQELATVMVDWQLNRLPKIDRDILRIAVAEMIFLEVPQKVAINEAVEIAKRYSDEEGYRFINGVLRRVTERLKTEARR, encoded by the coding sequence ATGTCTCCTCGTCAACAACCCCGCCGAATTGCTAGAGAATTAGCCCTTTTAAGTCTGAGTCAAATTAAAGGCTCTTCAGACAAACTTGAACAAGTAGAATTAAATAATTTAGTAATAGCTGCTATTCGCACTTTATCCGGAGAAGTTCAAGAAAGTTTAGAAACGGCTGCCGCCGAAGTCAGTCGTTCTCAAGAGCGTTTGTTAGCCAGTGAAACTAGAGCAACTAACTTAAAAAGCGCCCAAACGATGGTGACAGAAGCTTTAGAATTGACCCAAAATGCCATAAATCGATTGGCGGCTATGGTAGAAATCCCCGAAATGGTTCAGCTATCGAGTCAGTATGAAGTCCGAGAATATGCTTTAGAAATTATTCAAACCGTTTACCGCAGACAGACAGAAATTGAACAAGAATTAGCTACAGTGATGGTAGATTGGCAATTAAATCGTTTACCGAAAATCGATCGGGATATTTTACGAATTGCGGTAGCAGAAATGATCTTTCTCGAAGTCCCCCAAAAAGTAGCGATTAATGAAGCGGTAGAAATTGCAAAACGGTATTCCGATGAAGAAGGATATCGCTTTATTAATGGGGTTTTACGACGGGTAACGGAACGATTAAAAACAGAAGCTAGACGCTAA
- the ftsY gene encoding signal recognition particle-docking protein FtsY, with protein MFNWFRRQKETPTQAEEQTPTPEQVTPETPASEPESEAPKEPDEYLNWAKTAFKNIQQRKSEEIAPTPQPEATTPPDTSETVPEPVVQVSEPEEGVPAWMRKSDRLDILKETATETPTIEEEAKPLSFDDDFVWSAQVLAKQGRAAEDVTEAEINWLKRLREGLGKTRRSLVNQLKAIVGQGPLNEDAVMEIEALLLQADVGIEATDYIIEALQGKLREESLPPEQAIEYLKEIIREILDRPLKNVDNITFEPEKEVLNIWLLTGVNGAGKTTTIGKLAHMANQSGYSCLIAAADTFRAAAVEQVKIWGERSGTEVIANPGKNTDPAAVVFDGISAAQSRQVDLLLVDTAGRLQNKKNLMDELAKIRRIVDKKAPNAKVESLLVLDATLGQNGLRQAQVFSEAAKLSGVVLTKLDGTAKGGVALAVAQQLNLPIRFIGAGEGIEDLRPFSSYEFVEALLNG; from the coding sequence ATGTTTAATTGGTTTCGTCGTCAAAAAGAGACTCCTACTCAAGCCGAAGAACAAACGCCAACCCCTGAGCAAGTTACCCCCGAAACACCGGCTAGTGAACCTGAATCTGAAGCCCCAAAAGAACCAGATGAATATCTCAATTGGGCTAAAACTGCCTTTAAAAATATTCAGCAGCGCAAAAGCGAAGAAATAGCCCCTACTCCCCAACCAGAAGCCACGACACCCCCCGACACATCAGAAACCGTTCCTGAACCTGTTGTTCAAGTCTCTGAACCAGAAGAAGGGGTTCCGGCCTGGATGAGAAAATCCGATCGCTTAGATATCCTCAAAGAAACCGCTACAGAAACCCCGACCATTGAAGAAGAAGCTAAACCTTTATCTTTCGATGATGACTTTGTTTGGTCAGCCCAAGTTTTAGCCAAACAAGGCCGGGCAGCAGAAGACGTAACCGAAGCAGAAATTAACTGGTTAAAACGACTGCGAGAAGGACTCGGCAAAACCCGCCGTAGTTTGGTTAACCAGCTTAAAGCCATTGTTGGCCAGGGGCCTCTCAATGAAGATGCGGTGATGGAAATTGAGGCATTGTTGTTACAGGCCGATGTAGGAATTGAAGCCACCGACTATATTATCGAGGCATTACAAGGGAAATTACGGGAAGAATCTTTACCCCCAGAACAAGCCATAGAATATCTTAAGGAAATTATCCGCGAAATTCTCGATCGCCCTTTAAAAAATGTTGATAATATTACCTTTGAACCCGAAAAAGAGGTTCTCAATATTTGGTTATTAACAGGGGTAAATGGGGCAGGGAAAACCACTACCATTGGAAAATTAGCCCACATGGCCAATCAATCGGGTTATAGTTGTCTCATTGCGGCGGCAGATACGTTTCGGGCGGCGGCGGTGGAACAAGTGAAGATATGGGGGGAAAGAAGTGGCACAGAAGTCATTGCTAACCCTGGAAAAAATACCGACCCGGCTGCGGTGGTTTTTGATGGAATTAGTGCGGCGCAATCTCGTCAAGTAGATTTATTATTAGTAGATACGGCGGGACGGCTACAAAATAAAAAGAATTTGATGGATGAATTGGCAAAAATTCGGCGGATTGTTGATAAAAAAGCCCCCAATGCCAAAGTAGAATCTTTATTAGTTTTAGATGCCACTTTAGGACAAAATGGATTACGTCAAGCTCAAGTATTTTCAGAAGCGGCGAAATTAAGCGGAGTAGTCCTCACTAAATTAGATGGAACAGCTAAAGGAGGGGTAGCTTTAGCGGTAGCACAACAATTAAATTTACCCATTCGCTTTATTGGGGCAGGAGAAGGAATCGAAGATTTACGACCTTTTTCGAGTTATGAGTTTGTCGAAGCCTTATTAAATGGATAA
- a CDS encoding DUF3134 domain-containing protein produces MHNPSLKQESRYEPAKVVPLPDEPDMLEWLSAQGRIIKREQDEKPASVESEDLDLLEIEGDYYDAEDSDDDFDIDDDED; encoded by the coding sequence ATGCACAACCCCTCATTAAAACAAGAATCCCGTTATGAGCCAGCGAAGGTCGTCCCTTTACCGGATGAACCTGATATGTTAGAGTGGCTATCTGCTCAAGGAAGAATTATTAAAAGAGAGCAAGACGAAAAACCCGCATCGGTTGAATCTGAAGATTTAGATTTACTAGAGATAGAAGGCGATTATTATGATGCCGAAGATTCAGACGATGATTTTGACATAGATGATGATGAAGATTAA